The Janthinobacterium lividum genome has a window encoding:
- a CDS encoding GMC family oxidoreductase, whose translation MAEELSADYLVIGSGIIGSLAARKLALAGASVLILEAGPRVSRGEIVARFRNTTRRSDWMSPYPSVATAPHPIYQPKDNGYLVQAGPYPYPAEYIRQFGGTSWHWAAQAWRNVPNDFRIHTLYGVGVDWPISYADLEPFYQEAEDIMGVSGADNTGSPRKQAFPMDPVTEPYAMRRIRERLDPSFKVVGNTVARNSVSYDGRPACCGNNSCQPICPIDAQYHGGIAAQQAEDAGVKILCNANVYKLEHDAQGRITAALYYDVDKKSHRVTAKTFILAANGIESPRLLLVSASDKYPNGLANSSDMVGRNLMDHPSTSITFDADEDLWLGRGPQSPNSINTMRDGDFRSQHSPYRLDFTNISRVDGASKELIGKGVFGEAFEQQLRFRSAREMSLKNVLEVLPNPENRIALSSEKDAMGIPKPQAHYSIDDYTKRGHERSKQDFEQIAKLMGGTNLRHSKEGVFANNQHICGTLSMGSDPAKAVCDQWGRTFDHANLFLCSTGVLPTSGTCNSTENGLAVALRTVKHILDEQQGGIA comes from the coding sequence ATGGCTGAAGAACTCTCCGCCGATTACCTCGTGATCGGTTCCGGCATCATCGGCTCCCTGGCCGCGCGCAAGCTGGCGCTGGCGGGCGCCTCGGTACTGATCCTGGAAGCGGGTCCGCGCGTGTCGCGCGGCGAAATCGTCGCCCGCTTCCGCAACACGACGCGCCGCAGCGACTGGATGTCGCCGTATCCCTCGGTGGCCACGGCGCCGCACCCGATCTACCAGCCGAAGGATAACGGCTACCTGGTGCAGGCCGGCCCGTATCCCTACCCGGCCGAATACATCCGCCAGTTCGGCGGCACCTCGTGGCACTGGGCCGCGCAGGCGTGGCGCAATGTGCCGAACGACTTCCGCATCCATACCCTGTACGGCGTGGGCGTGGACTGGCCGATCAGCTATGCAGACCTGGAGCCGTTCTACCAGGAAGCGGAAGACATCATGGGCGTTTCCGGTGCGGACAACACGGGTTCGCCGCGCAAGCAGGCCTTCCCGATGGACCCCGTGACGGAGCCGTACGCCATGCGCCGCATCCGCGAACGCCTCGACCCGTCGTTCAAGGTGGTCGGCAACACGGTGGCGCGCAACAGCGTCAGCTACGATGGCCGCCCGGCCTGCTGCGGCAACAACAGCTGCCAGCCGATCTGTCCCATCGACGCGCAATACCATGGCGGCATCGCCGCGCAGCAGGCGGAAGACGCCGGCGTCAAGATCCTGTGCAATGCCAACGTCTACAAGCTGGAACACGATGCGCAGGGCCGCATCACGGCTGCCCTGTACTATGACGTGGATAAAAAAAGCCACAGGGTCACGGCCAAGACCTTCATCCTGGCCGCCAATGGCATCGAAAGCCCCCGTTTGCTGCTCGTTTCCGCCTCGGACAAATACCCGAACGGCCTGGCCAACAGCAGCGACATGGTGGGCCGCAACCTGATGGACCACCCGAGCACCTCGATCACCTTCGACGCCGATGAAGACCTGTGGCTGGGCCGGGGCCCGCAAAGCCCCAATTCGATCAACACCATGCGCGATGGCGATTTCCGCAGCCAGCATTCGCCATACCGACTGGACTTCACGAACATTTCGCGCGTGGATGGCGCCTCGAAAGAACTGATCGGCAAGGGGGTGTTTGGCGAAGCCTTCGAACAGCAACTGCGTTTCCGCTCGGCGCGTGAAATGAGCTTGAAAAACGTGCTGGAAGTGTTGCCGAACCCGGAAAACCGCATCGCCCTCAGCAGCGAAAAGGACGCCATGGGCATCCCCAAGCCGCAGGCGCATTACTCGATCGACGACTACACGAAGCGTGGCCACGAGCGTTCGAAGCAGGACTTCGAGCAGATCGCCAAACTGATGGGCGGCACCAATCTGCGCCACAGCAAGGAAGGCGTGTTCGCCAACAACCAGCACATCTGCGGCACCCTGTCGATGGGTTCCGACCCGGCCAAGGCCGTGTGCGACCAGTGGGGCCGCACCTTCGACCATGCCAACCTGTTCCTGTGCAGCACCGGCGTGCTGCCCACGTCCGGCACCTGCAACTCGACGGAAAACGGTCTGGCCGTCGCACTGCGCACCGTCAAGCACATCCTCGACGAACAACAGGGAGGAATAGCATGA
- a CDS encoding cytochrome c, protein MMATFRMATGAALLSLFSLPVLAAQAPGADVQAIERGRYLATAGDCIACHSVPGGKPMAGGLSLATPLGAIIATNITPSKTHGIGNYTLAQFSDAVRHGVRADGAHLYPAMPYTAYAKVTDDDTAALYAYFMHGVAAVDTAPAKQTDLPFPFNIRLSMAGWNWLFLDKKPFVADTSKSMEWNRGAYLAQGLAHCTTCHTPRNALMAEQLSKELGGADLGTWYAPNITSDVNSGIGNWSQQELAGYLRTGRAANKAQAAGPMAEAIDHSLKHLSDADLNAIAHYIKSVPAIRDKADTQAVTQWGQAGDELSAIRGVPLPQNLNKMSGAQLYDAQCASCHQARGEGSFDGSLPPLFHNSVTGRSNSNNLVMAILDGVERQDGGSGHLMPAFRQTLSDEQIVTLGNYVQKMYGNPDVKVTAEQVTTLRNGGAPSNLIGLARAAIIVGVLVLLALLVWWRGRRRKPV, encoded by the coding sequence ATGATGGCGACCTTCAGAATGGCGACCGGCGCCGCCTTGCTGTCACTTTTCAGCCTGCCAGTGCTGGCGGCGCAAGCACCGGGCGCCGACGTGCAAGCGATCGAGCGTGGCCGCTACCTGGCCACGGCCGGCGACTGCATCGCCTGCCATAGCGTGCCTGGCGGTAAACCGATGGCGGGCGGGCTGTCCCTGGCCACGCCGCTGGGCGCCATCATCGCCACCAACATCACGCCGTCGAAAACGCATGGCATCGGTAACTACACGCTGGCGCAGTTTTCCGATGCCGTGCGCCACGGCGTGCGGGCCGACGGCGCGCACCTGTATCCGGCCATGCCCTACACGGCCTACGCCAAGGTGACCGATGACGACACGGCCGCTCTGTACGCCTATTTCATGCATGGCGTGGCGGCGGTCGATACGGCGCCGGCAAAACAGACGGACTTGCCATTCCCGTTCAATATCCGCCTGTCGATGGCGGGCTGGAATTGGCTGTTCCTCGACAAAAAACCGTTCGTGGCCGATACGTCGAAAAGCATGGAGTGGAACCGGGGCGCCTATCTGGCGCAAGGGCTGGCCCACTGCACCACTTGCCACACGCCGCGCAATGCGCTGATGGCCGAGCAGTTGTCGAAAGAGCTGGGCGGGGCCGATCTGGGCACGTGGTACGCGCCGAACATCACGTCGGACGTCAACAGCGGCATCGGCAACTGGAGCCAGCAGGAGCTGGCCGGCTACCTGCGTACGGGCCGCGCGGCCAACAAGGCGCAGGCTGCCGGACCCATGGCCGAAGCGATCGACCATAGCCTGAAGCACCTGAGCGATGCGGATTTGAACGCCATCGCGCACTACATCAAGAGCGTGCCCGCCATCCGCGACAAGGCGGATACGCAAGCGGTGACGCAATGGGGACAAGCGGGCGACGAGTTGAGTGCCATCCGCGGCGTGCCGCTGCCGCAAAACCTGAACAAGATGTCGGGTGCGCAGCTGTACGATGCGCAGTGTGCCAGCTGCCACCAGGCCAGGGGCGAGGGCAGTTTCGACGGCAGCTTGCCGCCCCTGTTCCACAATTCGGTGACGGGCCGCAGCAACAGCAATAACCTGGTGATGGCGATCCTCGATGGGGTGGAGCGCCAAGACGGTGGCAGTGGCCATCTGATGCCTGCCTTCCGCCAGACCCTGTCGGACGAGCAGATCGTCACCCTGGGCAATTACGTGCAGAAGATGTACGGCAATCCCGATGTCAAGGTGACGGCGGAACAGGTGACGACCCTGCGCAACGGCGGCGCGCCGTCAAACCTGATCGGCCTGGCACGCGCGGCCATCATCGTCGGCGTGCTGGTGCTGCTGGCTTTGCTGGTGTGGTGGCGGGGACGGCGGCGCAAGCCGGTGTAA
- a CDS encoding LysR family transcriptional regulator has translation MDALNHLQSFVLSAELGSFSAAARRLGLTPAAVSKNVARLEASLGLRLFQRSTRRLTLTEGGERFLQQIGGALSTLREAIAGVAEEGGQPAGILKISMAPSFGRSYVVPLLGDFIARYPGVVPDCHFDNRQVDLIGEGFDVAIGGGIELTPGVVARELGHAHIVATASPAFMQGKAMPVHPSDLAHLDGVARRSAGSGRLRSWILRNGSGGEGVAECRPRAIFDDPEAMAQAAILGVGVALLPMPHALAHLRSGALVRLLPGWHADSGPLSVYYPSKKLLPAKTRVFVDFLLEQFRQRDFAAQIRPG, from the coding sequence ATGGACGCCCTCAATCACTTGCAATCCTTCGTGCTGTCTGCCGAACTGGGCAGCTTTTCGGCGGCCGCGCGCCGTCTGGGGCTGACGCCGGCCGCCGTCAGCAAGAACGTGGCGCGGCTGGAAGCGAGCCTGGGACTGCGGCTGTTCCAGCGCAGCACGCGCCGCCTGACCTTGACGGAAGGGGGCGAGCGTTTCCTGCAGCAGATAGGCGGCGCCCTGTCCACCTTGCGCGAAGCGATCGCCGGCGTGGCCGAAGAGGGCGGCCAGCCGGCCGGCATACTGAAAATCAGCATGGCGCCGTCATTCGGGCGCAGCTATGTGGTACCGCTGCTGGGCGACTTCATCGCGCGCTACCCGGGCGTGGTTCCCGACTGCCATTTCGACAACCGCCAGGTGGACTTGATCGGCGAAGGGTTTGACGTGGCCATCGGCGGCGGCATCGAGCTGACGCCTGGCGTGGTGGCGCGCGAACTGGGCCACGCCCACATCGTCGCCACGGCGTCGCCCGCCTTCATGCAGGGCAAGGCCATGCCCGTGCATCCGTCGGACCTGGCGCACCTTGACGGCGTGGCGCGCCGCTCGGCCGGCAGCGGCAGACTGCGCAGCTGGATATTGCGCAATGGCTCGGGCGGCGAAGGCGTTGCCGAATGTCGCCCGCGCGCCATCTTCGACGATCCGGAAGCGATGGCGCAGGCAGCCATCCTGGGCGTCGGCGTGGCGCTGCTGCCCATGCCGCACGCGCTGGCCCATTTGCGTAGCGGCGCCCTGGTCCGCTTGCTGCCCGGCTGGCATGCCGACTCCGGTCCTCTATCTGTTTACTATCCCAGCAAGAAGCTCTTGCCCGCGAAGACGCGCGTATTCGTCGACTTTTTGCTGGAGCAGTTCCGCCAGCGCGATTTCGCCGCGCAGATACGGCCCGGTTAA
- a CDS encoding sugar dehydrogenase complex small subunit, which yields MDATHHKEGRGPLNPGRRMVLAGLLSASAAALIPWALAEPVANAEQGAFLGVSAMLVGRQVLDPVLARRLYDALVAQDAAFPAKVRALLVLINAQGLQAAGLQEALDALEPAQAPLAALPRQIASAWYLGIVGTGEAAVCVAYEQALNAAVVADVLKPPTYSYGAYGSWARKPI from the coding sequence TTGGACGCTACACATCACAAGGAGGGCCGTGGCCCTCTGAACCCCGGCCGCCGCATGGTGCTGGCCGGCTTGCTGTCGGCTTCGGCCGCGGCGCTGATTCCCTGGGCGCTGGCCGAACCGGTCGCCAATGCGGAGCAGGGCGCTTTCCTGGGCGTGTCGGCCATGCTGGTCGGGCGGCAAGTGCTCGACCCCGTGCTGGCCAGGCGCCTGTATGACGCGCTGGTGGCGCAGGATGCCGCCTTTCCCGCCAAGGTGCGCGCGCTGCTGGTCCTGATCAATGCGCAGGGCTTGCAGGCGGCCGGCCTGCAGGAAGCGCTCGATGCGCTCGAGCCGGCCCAGGCGCCGCTGGCGGCCCTGCCGCGCCAGATCGCCAGCGCCTGGTACCTGGGCATCGTCGGCACGGGCGAGGCGGCCGTTTGCGTCGCCTACGAGCAGGCTTTGAATGCGGCCGTCGTGGCCGACGTGCTGAAGCCTCCCACGTATTCCTACGGCGCTTACGGCAGCTGGGCCAGAAAACCAATTTAA
- a CDS encoding porin yields the protein MNTPCMRAAALAVSTLIGANVCAQSNVTIYGVVDAATAYASNQGGKSNTYMRSGNLSASKIGFQGVEDLGGDLKALFLLENGFESDTGAQSSASSLFNRQAYVGLQSKAYGTLTAGRQYTPYYLLVGSLASSNVLTGATGAHPGDIDGLDTTVRISNSLTYSMPAWRGLQASAQYGFGEAADGNAAGSSFSAAVKYSTSPAEFALGYLKLKNGQNGAGWSDNASSSFGISALNRGYATADSIALIAASARYTMGKWMVGANASNVQYQPGSRSAFRDTAIFNTAGLISSYQLTPQWFLAAGYSDTFASHANGVSDRARYRQLSFEQNYALSKRTAIYLIEARQLARGQTLGQDGAIVKAVASVGDSQNGTPSSNGGQMVVMVGLKHSF from the coding sequence ATGAACACACCATGCATGCGCGCTGCGGCGCTGGCCGTCTCCACACTCATCGGCGCAAACGTTTGCGCCCAAAGCAATGTCACCATCTACGGCGTGGTCGACGCGGCTACCGCCTACGCGAGCAATCAGGGCGGCAAGTCGAATACCTACATGCGCAGCGGTAACTTATCCGCCAGCAAGATCGGTTTCCAGGGCGTGGAAGACCTGGGCGGCGACCTGAAGGCGCTGTTCTTGCTGGAAAATGGCTTTGAAAGCGATACGGGCGCGCAAAGTTCGGCCAGTTCCCTGTTCAACCGCCAGGCCTACGTGGGCTTGCAATCGAAGGCCTACGGCACCTTGACGGCCGGACGCCAGTACACGCCGTACTACCTGCTGGTGGGTTCGCTGGCGTCGAGCAACGTCTTGACGGGCGCCACCGGTGCGCACCCGGGCGATATCGACGGCCTCGATACGACCGTGCGCATCAGCAATTCCCTGACCTACAGCATGCCCGCCTGGCGCGGCCTGCAGGCCAGCGCGCAATACGGCTTTGGTGAAGCGGCCGACGGCAATGCCGCGGGCAGCAGTTTCAGCGCCGCCGTCAAGTACAGCACCTCGCCGGCCGAATTCGCGCTCGGCTATCTGAAACTGAAAAATGGACAGAATGGCGCCGGCTGGAGCGATAATGCATCCAGCAGCTTCGGCATCTCCGCCCTCAACCGGGGCTATGCCACGGCGGACAGCATAGCGCTCATCGCCGCCAGCGCGCGCTACACCATGGGCAAGTGGATGGTGGGCGCCAATGCCAGCAACGTGCAATACCAGCCGGGCAGCCGCTCGGCCTTCCGCGACACGGCCATCTTCAACACGGCGGGCCTGATCTCGAGCTACCAGCTGACGCCGCAGTGGTTCCTGGCCGCTGGCTACAGCGACACCTTTGCCAGCCACGCCAACGGCGTGTCGGACCGCGCGCGCTACCGCCAGCTGTCGTTCGAACAGAATTACGCGCTGTCGAAGCGCACCGCGATCTACCTGATCGAAGCGCGCCAGCTGGCGCGCGGCCAGACCCTGGGCCAGGACGGCGCCATCGTCAAGGCCGTTGCCTCGGTCGGCGATTCGCAAAACGGCACGCCATCGTCGAATGGCGGCCAGATGGTGGTCATGGTCGGTCTCAAGCATTCTTTCTGA
- a CDS encoding metallophosphoesterase has product MTTRTPLLRITMILGALHALLGWLLLPSVPVGLAGWLLGGLVLLASTMLMPMTIFARAVTNDARLADRLSWAGSLCMGFFSSLFILTVLRELLMLIPATRLHAQASAVAVLLLALLATVVGFINARRVARVREVDVPIAGLPPALQGYTIVQLSDIHVGATIKRAYVEAIVARANGLQADLIAITGDVVDGTVAQLGSHTAPLGELRARHGVFLVTGNHEYYSGAAPWVAEFRRLGLRVLMNEHTVLEHDGARLALAGVTDFNAAAFDPAQKSDPQAAIAGAPADIPRILLAHQPRSAPEAEAAGYDLQLSGHTHGGQFWPWNLFVPLQQPYVAGLHRRGRLWIYVSRGTGYWGPPKRIGAPAEITRLRLVAA; this is encoded by the coding sequence ATGACAACCCGCACGCCACTGCTGCGCATCACCATGATACTGGGCGCCCTGCACGCCCTGCTGGGCTGGCTGCTGCTGCCTTCGGTCCCCGTCGGCCTGGCCGGCTGGCTGCTGGGCGGCCTGGTCTTGCTGGCGTCGACCATGCTGATGCCGATGACGATCTTCGCCCGTGCCGTCACCAACGATGCGCGCCTGGCCGACCGTCTGAGCTGGGCCGGCTCGCTGTGCATGGGCTTTTTTTCCTCGCTGTTCATACTCACCGTGCTGCGTGAACTGCTGATGCTGATTCCCGCCACCCGCCTGCACGCTCAGGCGTCCGCCGTGGCCGTGCTGCTTCTGGCGCTGCTGGCCACCGTCGTTGGCTTCATCAACGCCCGCCGGGTGGCGCGCGTGCGCGAAGTCGACGTGCCCATCGCCGGCCTGCCGCCGGCACTGCAGGGCTACACCATCGTGCAGCTGAGCGACATCCACGTGGGCGCCACCATCAAGCGTGCCTACGTGGAGGCCATCGTCGCGCGCGCCAACGGCCTGCAGGCGGACCTCATCGCCATCACGGGCGACGTGGTCGATGGCACGGTGGCGCAACTGGGCAGCCATACGGCGCCGCTGGGCGAGCTGCGCGCGCGCCATGGCGTCTTCCTCGTCACGGGCAACCATGAGTACTATTCGGGCGCCGCGCCCTGGGTGGCGGAATTTCGCCGCCTGGGCTTGCGCGTGCTGATGAACGAACACACTGTGCTTGAGCACGATGGTGCGCGCCTGGCGCTGGCCGGCGTGACCGATTTCAACGCCGCCGCCTTCGATCCCGCCCAGAAAAGCGACCCGCAAGCAGCCATCGCCGGCGCACCCGCCGATATCCCCCGCATCCTGCTGGCGCACCAGCCGCGCAGCGCGCCCGAGGCCGAAGCGGCCGGCTACGACCTGCAACTGTCGGGCCATACGCACGGCGGCCAGTTCTGGCCATGGAATTTGTTCGTGCCGCTGCAGCAGCCGTACGTGGCGGGCCTTCACCGGCGCGGCCGCCTGTGGATTTACGTCAGCCGCGGCACCGGTTACTGGGGCCCGCCCAAACGCATCGGCGCGCCGGCGGAGATTACGAGACTCAGGCTGGTGGCGGCGTAA
- a CDS encoding SDR family oxidoreductase, translating into MQTQATTSTSLPLQDKIAFVTGGSRGIGAAIVRRLASQGANVVFTYQSSTAEAQALAATVEASGGKAHGVQADAADATALTAAIDKVAAQFGRLDILVNNAGVFLPGAIDDFSLADFDKTLNVNVRAVFVAIKAAVAHMQTGGRIINIGSTNAHRMPFGGAAAYAMSKSALSGLTQGLSRDLGPRGITINNVEPGPVATDMNPPTGDFADLMHGLMALPRHGTADEIAGMVAYLASAEAAFVTGAGLKIDGGFAA; encoded by the coding sequence ATGCAAACCCAAGCCACCACCAGCACCTCCCTGCCACTGCAAGACAAGATCGCGTTTGTGACGGGCGGCTCGCGCGGCATCGGCGCCGCCATCGTGCGCCGCCTTGCCAGCCAGGGCGCCAACGTCGTCTTCACGTATCAAAGCTCCACCGCCGAAGCGCAGGCACTGGCCGCCACGGTGGAGGCAAGCGGCGGCAAGGCGCATGGCGTGCAGGCCGATGCGGCCGACGCCACCGCCCTGACGGCGGCCATCGACAAGGTAGCGGCGCAGTTTGGCCGTCTCGATATCCTCGTCAACAACGCGGGCGTGTTCCTGCCCGGCGCCATCGACGACTTTTCGCTGGCAGACTTCGACAAGACCTTGAACGTCAATGTGCGCGCCGTGTTCGTCGCCATCAAGGCGGCCGTGGCGCACATGCAGACGGGCGGGCGCATCATCAACATCGGCAGCACGAATGCGCACCGCATGCCATTTGGCGGCGCGGCCGCCTACGCCATGAGCAAATCGGCGCTGAGCGGCCTGACGCAAGGCCTGTCGCGCGACCTGGGCCCGCGCGGCATCACCATCAACAATGTGGAGCCGGGCCCCGTCGCCACCGACATGAACCCGCCGACGGGCGACTTCGCGGATCTGATGCACGGTCTGATGGCCCTGCCCCGCCACGGCACGGCCGATGAAATCGCCGGCATGGTGGCCTATTTGGCCAGCGCGGAGGCGGCATTCGTCACGGGCGCCGGGCTGAAAATCGACGGCGGTTTTGCCGCCTGA
- a CDS encoding Rrf2 family transcriptional regulator codes for MRRDSKLSSILHVLLHMAHAGRPMTSEELSGYLDTNPVLVRRVMAGLRERGYVVSVKGHGGGWRIVCDLHSVTLQDIYVAVGSPTIFAMGNRVDQPGCLVEQVVNQSLAGAFDEAEALLIQRFGAVTLADLAERFSQQYAIHRGAPHAHS; via the coding sequence ATGAGACGCGACAGCAAACTATCATCGATCCTCCATGTGCTGCTGCACATGGCCCACGCGGGACGCCCGATGACGTCCGAGGAACTCTCCGGTTACCTGGACACCAATCCCGTGCTGGTGCGGCGCGTGATGGCCGGCTTGCGCGAGCGCGGCTACGTGGTGTCGGTCAAGGGCCATGGCGGTGGCTGGCGCATCGTCTGCGACTTGCACAGCGTGACCCTGCAAGACATTTACGTGGCCGTGGGGTCTCCCACCATCTTCGCCATGGGCAATCGCGTCGATCAGCCGGGCTGCCTGGTGGAGCAAGTGGTCAACCAGTCGCTGGCCGGCGCCTTTGACGAAGCCGAGGCGCTGCTGATCCAGCGCTTCGGCGCCGTCACCCTGGCCGACCTGGCCGAACGTTTCAGCCAACAATACGCCATACACCGAGGAGCACCCCATGCACATTCCTGA
- a CDS encoding DUF4303 domain-containing protein, giving the protein MPSNYSLFYTFDGDQPARFQETRVFGTTVWTAAGVAMTWGEERRKDYASEAQAHAAYLAQCHAALTDSYTLARAMLIDPAVFDFALLQTLVADAARLAFDAVRRAHPEQHINAFALVSDDSAMTIGPMANSREALAASEYGEEMLWNPAEWAFDEGGAYFDSAYRLLLQAHRGLPFDVDFDTFRSGVFDACIAALAQLDAEGVFGTGAQRDEGVLLFDVSDSEPVEGAMARLNPPAVVARFEAWMASWAE; this is encoded by the coding sequence ATGCCTAGTAATTACAGCCTGTTTTACACCTTTGACGGCGATCAGCCGGCCCGCTTCCAGGAAACCCGCGTGTTCGGCACGACCGTGTGGACAGCCGCCGGCGTGGCCATGACCTGGGGCGAAGAGAGGCGCAAGGACTACGCCAGCGAAGCGCAAGCGCACGCCGCCTACCTGGCCCAGTGCCATGCCGCTCTCACGGATAGCTATACCTTGGCGCGCGCCATGCTCATCGACCCGGCCGTATTTGATTTCGCGCTGCTGCAAACGCTGGTGGCGGACGCCGCGCGCCTGGCTTTCGACGCCGTGCGCCGTGCGCATCCCGAGCAGCACATCAACGCTTTCGCGCTGGTGAGCGACGACAGCGCCATGACCATCGGCCCGATGGCCAACAGCCGCGAAGCGCTGGCCGCCTCGGAATATGGTGAAGAGATGCTGTGGAATCCGGCCGAATGGGCGTTCGACGAAGGTGGCGCGTACTTCGACAGCGCCTACCGTTTGCTCTTGCAGGCGCACCGCGGGCTGCCGTTCGACGTCGATTTCGACACCTTCCGCAGCGGTGTGTTTGACGCTTGCATCGCGGCGCTGGCGCAGCTTGACGCCGAAGGGGTATTCGGTACGGGCGCGCAGCGCGACGAGGGCGTGCTGCTGTTCGACGTCAGCGACAGCGAGCCGGTGGAAGGCGCGATGGCACGCCTGAATCCGCCAGCCGTGGTGGCGCGTTTCGAGGCGTGGATGGCCAGCTGGGCGGAGTGA